A region of the Pseudomonas silesiensis genome:
CTTTACTGCTTAAGATCGATGCCAGTCAGAAAACCCGGCTTATTGGCCGGGTTTTTTATGTGCGAATCTTGAGTCACCCCATCTGACCGTATTATCCGCCGCAAACAAAGCGTCGATTAACGTCCGGTAGAGCTCGTAAAATTCACTCTCTCTGAAAAAACGATTATCCGGTTTCGTTACAATCACAATGATCTAATTAAGGGTTCGCACTGAATCTCAAAATTGACGGAATTGGCCAAAAAGCACTCACGGTGAGCCTGTTCATGTAGTTTACTGGCGAGCATTCTGTCTGAATTCAAAGTAATCTCAACTTCCGGATGCAATATCACCTTGGTGAAATGCCCTTTACGAGTAGGGTGTTCATCCACCATGAAGCCCACCGCGTTATCAACGTAACCAGTGACTACAATCTTATTGATGGCACATAAATGCAAATACCATAACTTGTGGCAAGCAGAAATCGACGCTACCAGCATATCTTCTGGATTCCATTTGGCGGGATTGCCCAAAAATGCTGGGTCTGACGATCCTTGCAGGACAGGTTTGCCTTTGGATGTGACGGTATAATCTCTATCGTAAGCGCCATAAGCAGACGTGCCCTCGCCGCGATTGCCGGTCCAGCGGATTTCGACTTGGTAGCTGTGTTCACTCATGTAGTGCTCTCTGGCGGGTCAACATTTGGAACTGGTTTAGGCGATTTTTTGGTTCCGCACCGATTAAACATAGTATCAGAGTAGCTATAAAATACTGCAAGCCTATGATTTTTTTCAAACCCGCCCTGCAAGTATTTTTAAACATTTACATCATTAAGTGCAAAATCAATAATAGGCGTAACTGGAAGTAGGTCAATCGAAATCCTCGTAAGACATTTCGCACAATTGTGTAGTTCAACTCCTACAGATTAGCCATCCAAAAGCAAACAATTAATAAAGGCAAGGTTTACGCTCGAACAACTGAAGGGTACGCTGATTCTAGTAGGTCCGATTTCACAAGAAAGTCGGACCGGTAAAGACGATAACGGGTCAAGCAGACTTTATGCTTACCCCTGCGGATCGATGTTATCCAGCGCCCGATTCACCGCCAGCTCCGCCAACATGATGATCTGCGCGATGGCTAGCGCAGTATTGCGTTGGGGGCCGCTCAAGTAGGTGGCGAAATCACTGGCGATGACGTTGGCTGAAGCTAATGACTCGCAGGCATGGGCGAGGAGGGATTCGGTGTCCGTGTCGGGGACGATCATGAACAGGGTGTTGGGGCTGTAGGGTTTGGTGGTGTTGCAGGGGGGATCGGGGATTAACTTATTCACTGAAATATTCCTATGCATGCGGTGGGTGCCACCCATTGCCGTTTCTCACACGGCGAAGAGGTGGCAGCTATGTGCGAGGTGAGAAAACCGGTCATAGGTACCCGGCCAGACAAAAGTCTGCCCGCACACAGCCGCCATAACGCATTTACAGACAGCGGATAGGCTGGCGGCAATTATGCGGATACTGGCACTGGATGACTATGACCTGCCGGGTTCTCACGCCCGATCGCTGAGTATTCAGCGACAGTAAGAGGCTATTGAGTCCGCTTCCGACGGGCAACCTGAAAACTGTGTGGGAAAGATCTGGTGTTTTTACATGTGCTTAAACACGTAAAAGCGGGATGCGGAGCGTCCTTTGCGGCTTTGCCATGCGGGAAGGTGGCTATGTGATCAATCGGGTACAACGGGAATTGATTGGTCGGCCTTCAGGCCGTCATCGCTGGCAAGCCAGCTCCCACAGGGTTTTGGGTACATCTGCAGAATCAAGTCGGCTGGCAGGCCGTCTTCGCGGGCAAGCCTCGCTCCTACAGGGGGTTTCGTGTACATCTGCAAAATCAGTGCGGTGGGCAAGCCTCAATGCCGGTCAGGAAATTGTAGGAGCGAGCTCGCTCGCGATGGACTCAAGAGCGCCGCGTTTAACCAGTAAACAAGCGTTATCGTTCACGACCATCGCGAGCAAGCTCGCTCCTACAATGGATCGGCGTACACCGATGCCCTTCACCACTCATCAGGCCGAGCGTTAGCTCGCCTGCAGTTCTTGATCTTGATCCACCCGCCCCTATATCGGGAGGCTGAGTGGAGGTGTTCATCCGGGGAGTGGCGCGCAGCGCCGTTCGACGCAGTCGAACACGCTGCATGTAGGTCGTCGCGAAGCCAACCTGCGGGCTGTGTCCCCGGATGAATACCGGAGCGAAGGAACGCCGAGCCTTAGCGAGGGGCCGGACGCTGGGGCGAGACCTTTTGGTTCCTTTTGGGCTGGGCCGGCACTCCGGCGTTTGCCAAAAGGGACTCGCCGTAAGGGCGAAACCATAGGCGGCCGTTACCGCAGCAACGGATATGTTCACAATCAACAAGGAACCTGGTCGGCTACCAGGCCGCCAAGATCAAAAGCTCGAAGCCTCGGGAAAAAACCACGCCAATTTCCCACAATGAAACCAGCATTCCCCCCCTTGCCCCAGCGCCACAGCCGTCTAACATCAACCAAAAGGAAAATAAGTCAAAATCCCCCCTCAAGTTGAAGGACTCAACAACCGACACAGTACCAATAGGCAAAATATCGCCCGGCAACAGCATTTCGGCCAAGCCACAGGCAAATACCCCTGTGCTTGATTGTCCCTTTGACTGCCATCACCGGATTGCCAATACTCGTGGCAACTTGATGCTACCCGCACGGAACAAGGAATGACTCTTTGAAGCTGGAACTCAAGAACAGCTTGTCGGTGAAGTTGCTCCGGGTCGTGCTCCTGTCGGCATTGATCGTCGGCGTGGTCTTGAGCTGCGCGCAGATCGTTTTCGATGCTTATAAAACCCATCAGGCCGTGGCCAGCGATGCCCAGCGCATCCTCGACATGTTCCGCGACCCCTCGACCCAGGCCGTCTACAGCCTGGACCGGGAAATGGGCATGCAGGTCATCGAAGGCCTGTTCCAGGACGCCGCCGTGCGCCAAGCCTCCATCGGCCATCCCAACGAGGCCATGCTCGCGCAAAAGTCCCGCGAGTTGCAGCAATCCAACAGTCGCTGGCTGACCGACCTGATCCTTGGCAAGGAACGCACCTTCACCACCCAACTGGTGGGTCGCGGCCCCTACAGCGAATATTACGGCGACCTGAGCATCACCCTCGACACCGCGACTTACGGCCAGGGGTTTATCGTCAGTTCGGTGATCATCTTCATCTCAGGCGTATTGCGCGCCTTGGCCATGGCGCTGGTGCTGTACCTGGTCTATCACTGGCTGCTGACCAAACCGCTGTCGCGAATCATCGAGCACCTGACCGAAATCAATCCGGATCGTCCCAGCGCCCACAAGATCCCACAGCTCAAGGGCCACGAGAAAAACGAACTGGGGCTCTGGATCAACACCGCCAATCAGTTGCTCGAGTCCATCGAACGCAACACCCATCTGCGTCACGAAGCGGAAAACAGCCTGCTGCGCATGGCCCAGTACGACTTCCTCACCGGTCTGCCCAACCGTCAGCAATTGCAGCAACAACTGGACAAAATCCTGGTCGACGCCGGCAAATTGCAGCGCCGGGTCGCGGTGCTCTGTGTCGGCCTCGATGATTTCAAGGGCATCAACGAACAGTTCAGCTACCAGACCGGCGACCAACTGCTGCTGGCCCTGGCCGATCGCCTGCGGGCCCACAGCGGTCGTCTCGGCGCCCTCGCCCGCCTGGGTGGCGACCAGTTCGCCCTGGTTCAGGCCGATATCGAACAACCCTACGAAGCGGCCGAGCTGGCCCAAAGCATTCTCGATGACCTGGAAGCGGCGTTCGCCCTCGATCATCAGGAGATCCGCCTGCGCGCGACCATCGGCATCACCCTGTTCCCCGAGGACGGCAACAGCACCGAGAAGCTGCTGCAAAAGGCCGAGCAGACCATGACCCTGGCCAAGACCCGCTCGCGCAACCGGTATCAGTTCTATATCGCCAGCGTCGACACCGAGATGCGCCGCCGTCGCGAACTGGAAAAAGACCTGCGCGACGCCCTGGCCCGTAACCAGTTCTTCCTCGTCTACCAACCCCAGATCAGCTACCGCGATCACCGGGTGGTGGGCGTCGAGGCGTTGATTCGCTGGCAGCATCCCGAGCACGGGTTGGTGCCACCGGACCTGTTCATCCCACTGGCCGAGCAGAACGGCACCATCATCGCCATCGGTGAATGGGTCCTGGATCAATCCTGCAAGCAGTTGCGCGACTGGCATGACCAGGGTTTCGCCGACCTGCGCATGGCGGTCAACCTGTCCACCGTGCAGTTGCACCATGCCGAGCTGCCGCGGGTGGTCAACAACCTGCTGCAGATGTATCGCCTGCCGCCTCGCAGCCTGGAGCTGGAGGTCACCGAAACCGGCCTGATGGAAGACATCAGCACGGCCGCCCAGCACTTGCTGAGCCTGCGTCGCTCCGGCGCACTGATCGCGATCGACGACTTCGGCACCGGTTATTCGTCACTGAGTTATCTGAAAAGCCTGCCGCTGGACAAGATCAAGATCGACAAGAGCTTCGTGCAGGACCTGCTCGACGATGACGACGATGCGACCATCGTTCGGGCCATCATCCAGTTGGGCAAGAGCCTGGGCATGCAGGTGATTGCCGAAGGCGTGGAAACCGCCGAGCAAGAGGCCTACATCATTTCCGAAGGCTGCCATGAAGGGCAGGGTTATCTTTACAGCAAACCCTTGCCGGCGCGGGAGTTGAGCGCTTATCTCAAGCAGGCTCAGCGCAGTAACGCGGCTATCTTGTAGGAGCAGCCGGTCGACGCTCGATTGCTCGCGAAAAACCTGCAGGCGATGCGTTCTTTCAGGCAGCACGTGTCATCGGTCACGTCCTTCGTCGGAACGCCGCCCGGAGCAAGCTTGCTCCTACAGGCAGGGTTCGATGGTCGTGTGAATAAGAAATATTTCCAGGTACAACCCTTTACACATAATGCGAAAGATTTGCATTATGTCGCAGTTTTGCGCCTTTATTGCGCCATTCCACCCCCTCTCGAAGCAGGATGTTCGCCATGATTCGTATGCCTCTGGCTACCGCCAGTCTGTTGGCCATCGCTATTTCCCTCGCCGGCTGTGGCGAAGGCAAAGACAAGGCTGCCGCTCCGCAAGCACCTACTCCAGCCGCCACCACCACGGCGCCGGCGCCGGCTGTTGCGCCTGCTGCTACGGGTAAAGTCGACGAAGCCGCTGCCAAAGCCGTTGTCGCGCATTACGCCGACATCGTCTTCGCCGTTTACAGCGATGCCGAATCCACCGCGAAAACCCTGCAAACCG
Encoded here:
- a CDS encoding OsmC family protein, whose product is MSEHSYQVEIRWTGNRGEGTSAYGAYDRDYTVTSKGKPVLQGSSDPAFLGNPAKWNPEDMLVASISACHKLWYLHLCAINKIVVTGYVDNAVGFMVDEHPTRKGHFTKVILHPEVEITLNSDRMLASKLHEQAHRECFLANSVNFEIQCEPLIRSL
- a CDS encoding putative bifunctional diguanylate cyclase/phosphodiesterase, translating into MKLELKNSLSVKLLRVVLLSALIVGVVLSCAQIVFDAYKTHQAVASDAQRILDMFRDPSTQAVYSLDREMGMQVIEGLFQDAAVRQASIGHPNEAMLAQKSRELQQSNSRWLTDLILGKERTFTTQLVGRGPYSEYYGDLSITLDTATYGQGFIVSSVIIFISGVLRALAMALVLYLVYHWLLTKPLSRIIEHLTEINPDRPSAHKIPQLKGHEKNELGLWINTANQLLESIERNTHLRHEAENSLLRMAQYDFLTGLPNRQQLQQQLDKILVDAGKLQRRVAVLCVGLDDFKGINEQFSYQTGDQLLLALADRLRAHSGRLGALARLGGDQFALVQADIEQPYEAAELAQSILDDLEAAFALDHQEIRLRATIGITLFPEDGNSTEKLLQKAEQTMTLAKTRSRNRYQFYIASVDTEMRRRRELEKDLRDALARNQFFLVYQPQISYRDHRVVGVEALIRWQHPEHGLVPPDLFIPLAEQNGTIIAIGEWVLDQSCKQLRDWHDQGFADLRMAVNLSTVQLHHAELPRVVNNLLQMYRLPPRSLELEVTETGLMEDISTAAQHLLSLRRSGALIAIDDFGTGYSSLSYLKSLPLDKIKIDKSFVQDLLDDDDDATIVRAIIQLGKSLGMQVIAEGVETAEQEAYIISEGCHEGQGYLYSKPLPARELSAYLKQAQRSNAAIL
- a CDS encoding DUF6124 family protein, whose translation is MNKLIPDPPCNTTKPYSPNTLFMIVPDTDTESLLAHACESLASANVIASDFATYLSGPQRNTALAIAQIIMLAELAVNRALDNIDPQG